One Burkholderia vietnamiensis LMG 10929 genomic window carries:
- a CDS encoding PLP-dependent aminotransferase family protein codes for MRASVLSDWLAQRLVRGSEQPIYRQLHRLLQQAILSRELPAGTRVPSSRLLAAELGIARNTVTQVYEQLALEGYVHSATGRGTFVADSAPDEIVGAPLEPGASPAVAASPARRLSARGTRLVEGAGVSKRQGGAFMPGVPDVSRFPARVWTRLHNKYWRRLRPDLLTYAPGGGLALLREALADYLRTSRSVRCTPEQIVITTGIHQSIDLAVRVLTDPGDVIWTEDPCYWGVRSVLNVSGLTTRPIAVDDEGIAPSADDLAEPPKLMLVTPSHQYPLGMVMSLARRRMLLEYARQHGCWIIEDDYDSEFRYGSRPLASLQGLDTAGQVIYVGSFGKTLFPGLRVGYLVAPEPLAESFATASAELYREGQLLQQAVLAEFIADGHFVSHIRKMRTLYGQRREVLLDAVARRYGDTLHALGSDAGLHLVTRLPDGADDRAVAQAALERNIVVRPLSGYYAQPERAASGLLLGYACVPEDEIATAFAKLAEAIDERAFDGVVAAA; via the coding sequence ATGCGCGCAAGCGTGTTGTCGGACTGGCTGGCGCAGCGCCTCGTGCGCGGCAGCGAGCAGCCCATCTACCGGCAGCTGCACCGGCTGCTGCAGCAGGCGATCCTGTCGCGCGAGCTGCCGGCCGGCACGCGCGTGCCGTCGTCGCGGCTGCTCGCGGCCGAGCTGGGCATCGCGCGCAACACGGTCACGCAGGTGTACGAACAGCTGGCGCTCGAAGGCTACGTGCATTCGGCGACGGGGCGCGGCACGTTCGTCGCCGACAGCGCGCCGGACGAAATCGTCGGCGCGCCGCTCGAGCCGGGCGCGAGCCCGGCGGTGGCGGCCTCGCCGGCGCGGCGGCTGTCGGCGCGCGGCACGCGGCTCGTCGAAGGCGCGGGCGTGTCGAAGCGCCAGGGCGGCGCGTTCATGCCGGGCGTGCCCGACGTGTCGCGCTTTCCGGCGCGCGTCTGGACCCGGCTGCACAACAAGTACTGGCGGCGCCTGCGTCCCGATCTGCTGACCTACGCGCCGGGCGGCGGCCTCGCGCTGCTGCGCGAGGCGCTGGCCGACTATCTGCGCACGTCGCGCTCGGTGCGCTGCACGCCCGAGCAGATCGTGATTACCACCGGGATCCACCAGTCGATCGACCTCGCGGTGCGCGTGCTGACCGATCCGGGCGACGTGATCTGGACCGAGGACCCGTGCTACTGGGGCGTGCGCAGCGTGCTGAACGTGTCGGGGCTGACCACCCGGCCGATCGCGGTGGACGACGAAGGAATCGCGCCGTCGGCCGACGATCTCGCCGAGCCGCCGAAGCTGATGCTGGTCACGCCGTCGCACCAGTATCCGCTCGGCATGGTGATGAGCCTCGCGCGCCGCCGCATGCTGCTCGAATACGCGCGCCAGCACGGCTGCTGGATCATCGAGGACGACTACGACAGCGAATTCCGCTACGGCAGCCGTCCGCTCGCGTCGTTGCAGGGGCTCGATACGGCCGGGCAGGTGATCTACGTCGGCAGCTTCGGCAAGACGCTGTTTCCGGGGCTGCGGGTCGGCTATCTGGTCGCGCCCGAGCCGCTCGCGGAGAGCTTCGCGACCGCGAGCGCCGAGCTGTACCGCGAAGGGCAGCTGCTGCAGCAGGCGGTGCTGGCCGAGTTCATCGCGGACGGGCATTTCGTTTCGCATATCCGCAAGATGCGCACGCTGTACGGACAGCGCCGCGAAGTGCTGCTCGACGCGGTCGCGCGACGCTATGGCGACACGCTGCACGCGCTCGGCAGCGATGCGGGGCTGCATCTCGTCACGCGGCTGCCCGACGGCGCCGACGATCGCGCGGTCGCGCAGGCCGCGCTGGAGCGCAACATCGTCGTGCGGCCGCTGTCCGGCTATTACGCGCAACCGGAGCGCGCGGCATCGGGTTTGCTGCTCGGCTATGCGTGCGTGCCGGAGGACGAGATCGCGACCGCGTTCGCGAAGCTCGCGGAAGCGATCGACGAGCGGGCGTTCGACGGGGTCGTTGCGGCGGCTTGA